A single region of the Eleginops maclovinus isolate JMC-PN-2008 ecotype Puerto Natales chromosome 4, JC_Emac_rtc_rv5, whole genome shotgun sequence genome encodes:
- the LOC134862734 gene encoding uncharacterized protein LOC134862734 isoform X3, producing MRWFTVRLDGPYHQEEVSADGERVTVSESAERNLTLSIRELRGSDANTYCCKEPAESPAVCQGNSTQLQVAELQVLVLPGSEVRTVSLTCNSSCALRVQPGGFLWFRNSELLRHNFGPWNQQLLSGGEAASYSCAVRGHPQLRAPPVSVDSVTERCFTVTYAYGRMCSSNQKPEDQPCSITYPTELHIQISEVENMFTLTCSGSCPDATPPPVSWFWDREISPECESQTLTVYGLSSQSLSCAVKGHQDLQSEEVCVEKSSDCLSVNYVRRRLCVLEGSSVNISSEYSKMLLFHKSHWIKVRGSEDPETLSEAAGRLEVYDDMESKNVLRIHNLTKNDSAEYMLSFKGDYENWGNEWGVTLVVTGLEVHFSPSAEVKAFQRVSLSCSSSCPLTNNTNYIWFFNGQPLTPNQNQNKHLLLDPVSSQHAGNYCCAVRSNVNIRSAEETLSVIALTSIAAVNVMKLILLFVILPAVFLLHLISSRKKKSVAAEPRDVQSGTMDALHESIPLRTVRQTQQQRDD from the exons ATGAGATGGTTCACTGTGCGTCTCGATGGACCCTATCACCAGGAGGAGGTGTCTGCAGACGGAGAGCGAGTGACGGTCAGCGAGTCTGCTGAGAGGAACCTCACTCTGAGCATCCGAGAGCTGAGAGGCAGCGATGCTAACACGTACTGCTGCAAAGAGCCTGCAGAGAGCCCTGCAGTCTGCCAGGGGAACAGCACCCAGCTGCAGGTCGCAG AGCTACAGGTCCTGGTCCTGCCCGGCTCAGAGGTTCGGACGGTGTCTCTGACCTGCAACAGCAGCTGTGCTCTGAGGGTCCAGCCTGGGGGCTTCCTGTGGTTCAGGAACTCAGAGCTGCTGCGTCACAACTTTGGTCCCTGGAACCAGCAGCTGCTCAGCGGGGGGGAAGCAGCCTCCTACTCCTGTGCTGTCAGAGGACACCCGCAGCTGAGAGCCCCCCCGGTCTCAGTGG ACTCTGTCACAGAGCGCTGCTTCACCGTGACCTACGCTTACGGGAGGATGTGTTCCTCCAATCAGAAACCAGAGGACCAGCCCTGCTCCATCACATATCCtacag AGCTTCATATCCAAATATCTGAAGTGGAGAATATGTTCACACTGACCTGCAGCGGCAGCTGCCCGGACGCCACCCCCCCCCCGGTGAGCTGGTTCTGGGACAGAGAGATCTCCCCCGAGTGTGAGAGTCAAACCCTCACTGTGTACGGCCTGTCCTCTCAGAGCCTGTCCTGCGCTGTGAAGGGACACCAAGACCTGCAGTCTGAGGAAGTCT GTGTTGAGAAAAGCTCTGACTGCTTGAGTGTGAATTACGTCAGGCGAAGGCTCTGCGTTCTGGAAGGATCTTCAGTGAATATTTCCAGTGAATACTCCAAGATGCTGCTCTTCCATAAAAGTCATTGGATCAAAGTCCGAGGAAGTGAGGATCCTGAGACTCTGAGCGAAGCTGCAGGTCGACTGGAGGTTTATGACGACATGGAAAGTAAAAATGTCCTCAGAATCCACAACCTGACGAAGAATGACTCAGCAGAATACATGCTCTCATTCAAGGGAGATTATGAAAACTGGGGAAATGAATGGGGAGTCACTTTGGTGGTCACAG GGCTGGAGGTGCACTTCAGTCCTTCTGCAGAGGTGAAGGCGTTCCAGAGAGTCtcactgagctgcagctccagcTGTCCTCTGACCAACAACACAAACTACATCTGGTTCTTCAACGGACAACCTCTGACCCcgaaccagaaccagaacaaACACCTGCTTCTGGACCCAGTCAGCAGTCAGCATGCAGGAAACTACTGCTGTGCTGTCAGAAGCAACGTCAACATCCGCTCTGCTGAGGAGACGCTCTCCGTCATAG ctctgaccTCCATAGCCGCAGTGAATGTGATGAAGCTGATCCTGTTGTTCGTGATCCTGCCGGCCGTGTTCCTCCTGCACCTGATCAGCAG caggaagaagaagagcgtTGCTGCTGAGCCCAGAGACGTACAATCTGGAACG ATGGATGCGCTGCATGAGAGCATCCCCCTCCGGACAGtgagacaaacacaacaacaacggGACGATTAA
- the LOC134862734 gene encoding uncharacterized protein LOC134862734 isoform X1 has translation MLFLLRKAMLSAGSLLLLLQLSGVQGLCAPEGSSVDLLCSPHSPSMRWFTVRLDGPYHQEEVSADGERVTVSESAERNLTLSIRELRGSDANTYCCKEPAESPAVCQGNSTQLQVAELQVLVLPGSEVRTVSLTCNSSCALRVQPGGFLWFRNSELLRHNFGPWNQQLLSGGEAASYSCAVRGHPQLRAPPVSVDSVTERCFTVTYAYGRMCSSNQKPEDQPCSITYPTELHIQISEVENMFTLTCSGSCPDATPPPVSWFWDREISPECESQTLTVYGLSSQSLSCAVKGHQDLQSEEVCVEKSSDCLSVNYVRRRLCVLEGSSVNISSEYSKMLLFHKSHWIKVRGSEDPETLSEAAGRLEVYDDMESKNVLRIHNLTKNDSAEYMLSFKGDYENWGNEWGVTLVVTGLEVHFSPSAEVKAFQRVSLSCSSSCPLTNNTNYIWFFNGQPLTPNQNQNKHLLLDPVSSQHAGNYCCAVRSNVNIRSAEETLSVIALTSIAAVNVMKLILLFVILPAVFLLHLISSRKKKSVAAEPRDVQSGTMDALHESIPLRTVRQTQQQRDD, from the exons ATGCTCTTCCTGCTGAGGAAAGCCATGCTGTCTGCAGGAagcctgcttctcctcctccagctctcag GTGTTCAGGGACTCTGTGCTCCTGAAGGCTCCTCTGTGGATCTGCTCTGCTCTCCTCACTCCCCCTCCATGAGATGGTTCACTGTGCGTCTCGATGGACCCTATCACCAGGAGGAGGTGTCTGCAGACGGAGAGCGAGTGACGGTCAGCGAGTCTGCTGAGAGGAACCTCACTCTGAGCATCCGAGAGCTGAGAGGCAGCGATGCTAACACGTACTGCTGCAAAGAGCCTGCAGAGAGCCCTGCAGTCTGCCAGGGGAACAGCACCCAGCTGCAGGTCGCAG AGCTACAGGTCCTGGTCCTGCCCGGCTCAGAGGTTCGGACGGTGTCTCTGACCTGCAACAGCAGCTGTGCTCTGAGGGTCCAGCCTGGGGGCTTCCTGTGGTTCAGGAACTCAGAGCTGCTGCGTCACAACTTTGGTCCCTGGAACCAGCAGCTGCTCAGCGGGGGGGAAGCAGCCTCCTACTCCTGTGCTGTCAGAGGACACCCGCAGCTGAGAGCCCCCCCGGTCTCAGTGG ACTCTGTCACAGAGCGCTGCTTCACCGTGACCTACGCTTACGGGAGGATGTGTTCCTCCAATCAGAAACCAGAGGACCAGCCCTGCTCCATCACATATCCtacag AGCTTCATATCCAAATATCTGAAGTGGAGAATATGTTCACACTGACCTGCAGCGGCAGCTGCCCGGACGCCACCCCCCCCCCGGTGAGCTGGTTCTGGGACAGAGAGATCTCCCCCGAGTGTGAGAGTCAAACCCTCACTGTGTACGGCCTGTCCTCTCAGAGCCTGTCCTGCGCTGTGAAGGGACACCAAGACCTGCAGTCTGAGGAAGTCT GTGTTGAGAAAAGCTCTGACTGCTTGAGTGTGAATTACGTCAGGCGAAGGCTCTGCGTTCTGGAAGGATCTTCAGTGAATATTTCCAGTGAATACTCCAAGATGCTGCTCTTCCATAAAAGTCATTGGATCAAAGTCCGAGGAAGTGAGGATCCTGAGACTCTGAGCGAAGCTGCAGGTCGACTGGAGGTTTATGACGACATGGAAAGTAAAAATGTCCTCAGAATCCACAACCTGACGAAGAATGACTCAGCAGAATACATGCTCTCATTCAAGGGAGATTATGAAAACTGGGGAAATGAATGGGGAGTCACTTTGGTGGTCACAG GGCTGGAGGTGCACTTCAGTCCTTCTGCAGAGGTGAAGGCGTTCCAGAGAGTCtcactgagctgcagctccagcTGTCCTCTGACCAACAACACAAACTACATCTGGTTCTTCAACGGACAACCTCTGACCCcgaaccagaaccagaacaaACACCTGCTTCTGGACCCAGTCAGCAGTCAGCATGCAGGAAACTACTGCTGTGCTGTCAGAAGCAACGTCAACATCCGCTCTGCTGAGGAGACGCTCTCCGTCATAG ctctgaccTCCATAGCCGCAGTGAATGTGATGAAGCTGATCCTGTTGTTCGTGATCCTGCCGGCCGTGTTCCTCCTGCACCTGATCAGCAG caggaagaagaagagcgtTGCTGCTGAGCCCAGAGACGTACAATCTGGAACG ATGGATGCGCTGCATGAGAGCATCCCCCTCCGGACAGtgagacaaacacaacaacaacggGACGATTAA
- the LOC134862734 gene encoding uncharacterized protein LOC134862734 isoform X2: MLFLLRKAMLSAGSLLLLLQLSGVQGLCAPEGSSVDLLCSPHSPSMRWFTVRLDGPYHQEEVSADGERVTVSESAERNLTLSIRELRGSDANTYCCKEPAESPAVCQGNSTQLQVAELQVLVLPGSEVRTVSLTCNSSCALRVQPGGFLWFRNSELLRHNFGPWNQQLLSGGEAASYSCAVRGHPQLRAPPVSVDSVTERCFTVTYAYGRMCSSNQKPEDQPCSITYPTELHIQISEVENMFTLTCSGSCPDATPPPVSWFWDREISPECESQTLTVYGLSSQSLSCAVKGHQDLQSEEVCVEKSSDCLSVNYVRRRLCVLEGSSVNISSEYSKMLLFHKSHWIKVRGSEDPETLSEAAGRLEVYDDMESKNVLRIHNLTKNDSAEYMLSFKGDYENWGNEWGVTLVVTGLEVHFSPSAEVKAFQRVSLSCSSSCPLTNNTNYIWFFNGQPLTPNQNQNKHLLLDPVSSQHAGNYCCAVRSNVNIRSAEETLSVIALTSIAAVNVMKLILLFVILPAVFLLHLISRKKKSVAAEPRDVQSGTMDALHESIPLRTVRQTQQQRDD; encoded by the exons ATGCTCTTCCTGCTGAGGAAAGCCATGCTGTCTGCAGGAagcctgcttctcctcctccagctctcag GTGTTCAGGGACTCTGTGCTCCTGAAGGCTCCTCTGTGGATCTGCTCTGCTCTCCTCACTCCCCCTCCATGAGATGGTTCACTGTGCGTCTCGATGGACCCTATCACCAGGAGGAGGTGTCTGCAGACGGAGAGCGAGTGACGGTCAGCGAGTCTGCTGAGAGGAACCTCACTCTGAGCATCCGAGAGCTGAGAGGCAGCGATGCTAACACGTACTGCTGCAAAGAGCCTGCAGAGAGCCCTGCAGTCTGCCAGGGGAACAGCACCCAGCTGCAGGTCGCAG AGCTACAGGTCCTGGTCCTGCCCGGCTCAGAGGTTCGGACGGTGTCTCTGACCTGCAACAGCAGCTGTGCTCTGAGGGTCCAGCCTGGGGGCTTCCTGTGGTTCAGGAACTCAGAGCTGCTGCGTCACAACTTTGGTCCCTGGAACCAGCAGCTGCTCAGCGGGGGGGAAGCAGCCTCCTACTCCTGTGCTGTCAGAGGACACCCGCAGCTGAGAGCCCCCCCGGTCTCAGTGG ACTCTGTCACAGAGCGCTGCTTCACCGTGACCTACGCTTACGGGAGGATGTGTTCCTCCAATCAGAAACCAGAGGACCAGCCCTGCTCCATCACATATCCtacag AGCTTCATATCCAAATATCTGAAGTGGAGAATATGTTCACACTGACCTGCAGCGGCAGCTGCCCGGACGCCACCCCCCCCCCGGTGAGCTGGTTCTGGGACAGAGAGATCTCCCCCGAGTGTGAGAGTCAAACCCTCACTGTGTACGGCCTGTCCTCTCAGAGCCTGTCCTGCGCTGTGAAGGGACACCAAGACCTGCAGTCTGAGGAAGTCT GTGTTGAGAAAAGCTCTGACTGCTTGAGTGTGAATTACGTCAGGCGAAGGCTCTGCGTTCTGGAAGGATCTTCAGTGAATATTTCCAGTGAATACTCCAAGATGCTGCTCTTCCATAAAAGTCATTGGATCAAAGTCCGAGGAAGTGAGGATCCTGAGACTCTGAGCGAAGCTGCAGGTCGACTGGAGGTTTATGACGACATGGAAAGTAAAAATGTCCTCAGAATCCACAACCTGACGAAGAATGACTCAGCAGAATACATGCTCTCATTCAAGGGAGATTATGAAAACTGGGGAAATGAATGGGGAGTCACTTTGGTGGTCACAG GGCTGGAGGTGCACTTCAGTCCTTCTGCAGAGGTGAAGGCGTTCCAGAGAGTCtcactgagctgcagctccagcTGTCCTCTGACCAACAACACAAACTACATCTGGTTCTTCAACGGACAACCTCTGACCCcgaaccagaaccagaacaaACACCTGCTTCTGGACCCAGTCAGCAGTCAGCATGCAGGAAACTACTGCTGTGCTGTCAGAAGCAACGTCAACATCCGCTCTGCTGAGGAGACGCTCTCCGTCATAG ctctgaccTCCATAGCCGCAGTGAATGTGATGAAGCTGATCCTGTTGTTCGTGATCCTGCCGGCCGTGTTCCTCCTGCACCTGATCAGCAG gaagaagaagagcgtTGCTGCTGAGCCCAGAGACGTACAATCTGGAACG ATGGATGCGCTGCATGAGAGCATCCCCCTCCGGACAGtgagacaaacacaacaacaacggGACGATTAA
- the LOC134862786 gene encoding platelet-derived growth factor subunit A-like: MRAAAWLLLAGCFCTAAEEAPLPRELLELLSGSEIRSVSDLQRLLETQSVANEVMEETKHRYRKDVSHSLPDLKRAHTDTRRRRSTVLEEALPAGCKVRSVVYEIPRSAVDASAANFLLWPSCVELRRCTGCCNTGNMRCSAARTHTRTVKVAKVEFVRRRPKLREVQVKLEDHLECTCTNRRSTHTHTHTDNGIR; the protein is encoded by the exons atgagagcCGCGGCGTGGCTCCTGCTGGCCGGCTGTTTCTGCACCGCTGCTGAG GAGGCTCCTCTCCCCCGGGAGCTGCTGGAGCTTCTGTCCGGCAGTGAAATCCGGAGCGTCAGCGACCTCCAGCGGCTGCTCGAGACTCAGTCCGTAG CGAACGAGGTGATGGAGGAGACCAAACACAGATACCGCAAGGACGTCTCTCACAGCCTCCCCGACCTGAagagagcacacacagacacccgACGCAGGAGGAGCAccg TGTTGGAGGAGGCTCTTCCCGCCGGTTGTAAGGTCCGCTCGGTGGTCTATGAAATCCCCCGCAGCGCCGTGGACGCCTCCGCCGCTAACTTCCTGCTGTGGCCGTCGTGCGTGGAGCTGCGGCGCTGCACCGGCTGCTGCAACACCGGGAACATGAGGTGCAGCGcggcacgcacacacacccgCACCGTCAAG gtggCGAAAGTGGAGTTTGTGCGGCGGCGTCCGAAGCTGAGGGAGGTGCAGGTGAAGCTGGAGGATCACCTGGAGTGCACCTGCACCAACAGAcgctcaacacacacacacacacacacagacaacg GTatcaggtga